The Scophthalmus maximus strain ysfricsl-2021 chromosome 14, ASM2237912v1, whole genome shotgun sequence region GAATGAGATGCTGCCGGGGTTCAGGGAGGTGAAGCGGATGCTGGTGGGCGGTATGACCACGGGTTTAGCTGGAAGAGACGGacgtgaaattaaaaaaaacgcatAACAACCCCTTTTCCAAAACATGTTTGGGCAGCAGCTTGGGATAATTGTCAGATTCCACGCTCCGTGCTAACTACACCTACTACTCAATCATTGCACACTATCCGCCGCTCAGCAAAACACTGAGAGGGAGCGTGACGGTTACCTGTGGTGGCAGTGAGTGTGAGAGGCGCGCTGCGTCCGTTCCCTTTCAGCGTGTATATGTTGATCTTGTAACTAGTTCCAGGCTCCAGGCCTGAAGTGAAGACAAGAGACAACTTCGTGAGGGACTGCGTGTCGGAACATTAAGAACCCAAAGTGATTCGTTGTATTTTTATCATATGCAATGTTATAATGTGCATTCACATCCTCATATCTGCGTACCTGTAATCGCGAACGAGCGCGACTCCGGCCCGATGGTCCTCTGGATGGGTATGTAGCCCGTTGCGGAGGAGGTGGGTGTGGCCTCCACCAAGAAGCCGGAGATGGTCTCCGTCTTGGAGCGCCAGGTCAGAGTGATGGAGGAGTCGTTGACGTCGGAGATCCGCACGCGACGAGGCGGGCTGATATCTTGAGgtgtgagcagagagaaagtgaagagtGAGAATGGGCAGGCCAGTAACAAAACCAAGGGAGAGAGACATTGAGAGAGCGTGAATATAGTTAAAACAATGATAAAGAGTTAGTGTAACAGCAATGCCTCCTCGTTGTCGCCATGTATCAACAGTACATTTGTCAGAACGTGTCAGAGTGTAGGAGTTAGAGACTCACTCTCCAAAGTGGTGACCTCCGCCTGGACCGGCCTGCTGGTCAGGGAGTTTTTCAAGGCATAAACGTGGACCTCATAGGTCGTCGCAAtctgagagagacggagaaaagagagaaaatcaagACATCGGTCTGACCCAGTGTTGCACAATCTCCACAGAACGGAGCTGAAGTAAGCTGGCTTAATATAACTGTGCATGTTTGCGCATTTTGATATGCATGTGCGAGCATGTCTCTGTATTACTTTTTGTCTGTGAGTAATGATCAGTGAGATTGCatgcctccgtgtgtgtgtgtgtgtgtgtgtgtgtctgtgtgtgtctgtgtgtgtgtgtgtgtgtgtgtgtgtgtgtctgtgtgtgtgtgtctgtctgtgtgtgtgtgtgtgtactaaaGCTGAAGCTGGGTTAAATGtcttcttttatatatatatatatatatatatatatatatatatatatataaattttacGCCTAAACTTTGTTCAGGGTACCAATTTCCCCCATTAATTTCACTACAGCATAAAATCAGCTTGCAAATACCTGAAATTTATAATCAGTTagttaacattttatttttgatattgttgTAAGGAAATGGAAATTCGAGATTATCCACAATGGATGTCCCTACAACTTGACTTTCCGTCTAGACTTCAGGTACATGGATAACTTGTTTCTAATAGAAGACAAAGAACATGGTGTTCTTCACTCCTACCCTCACAGAGCCACACTCACCATGAGTCCAGAGATGTGCGCCTGAGCGGCGTCCGGGGCCAGGTTGATCTCTTTGGTCGGCCCGCTCTTGTTCTTCGGGTTCACCACCACTCGGTAGCCCGTGAGGCCCTTGAGGCCATTCAGTCGGTTTTGCTGACCCGGGATGTCCCAGCGCATTGTGAAAGAGGTGGGGCCAACCTGGGAGAACTGGAGGTTGGTGGGGGGAGAGATGGCtggggagaggaaagaaaaaaaaaacgtaaaagaTGGTTAGAGGGAGCCAAAAATCATTTGGTTtctgaattatatttttcacGTTTTCTCCTCTGTAATATGTCATTTATCTCAAATATTAAACAGCGAGAACTAATTTCCAACCATACCTGTAGCTTGTGTCCCGACCAGTGGTGTGCTGGCTGTGTCGTCGTGCAGGGCGATGACCTTCACGGTGTATTCGGTGCCAGGCTGCAGACCATAGATGACGGTGGACTCGGCATCGCCTCGGGGGGCAGGATGCAGCTCTCGCTCGCCCTCCTCCGGACTGGAATACAAGACCCGGTAGGACGTAACAATTCCATCGGGACTGTCCCAGGAGATCTGCAGTGAGTTGGAGTCGATCTCTGAGAAGCCCAGGTCTTTGGGGCGGTCCACGTCtaaaaggtgaggaggaggagggggggggggggagttaggaagttgttttttttatatttgggaAAGTTTGGGACACAATATTCCATAAATATCTCTCTAGAAAGTGTAAAACCCTCACTTGTTAAAGCATTCACCACCAGCGGAGAGCTCTCTCCATCTTGTCCCAGGGCGTACACACTCAGAACGTACTCTACTGTCGGCATTAGGCCTGAGAAGGTCATCTCAGTTTGGTCTAGAGAGGAGACGCAAAAGAATATAAAAAGGGGTAACAAAGGACAGAAGGGATAACATTTTCTTACAATGAAAAATCCAGCTACGAGACCCCAAGTGCCTCGTTTAATCGAGCCCAATCAACTGGGAATCTCGGTCAGAGAACGTACCTGGAGCCACCACCTCTGTGAAAGACGGCCCCTGTCCGTTCCTGGGGACCCCAGTCACCCTGTAGCCCTTGATCGGGCCCTGTGCAGGGCTCCACCTCACTGTGACACTGTTGTCCTTCAAATCCGTCACCTCCATTTCAGAGGGAGAGTCGACGCCttgcaggggagagaggaagaggagaaagatgaGGGCGGACCCAAAAGGGAAGACGCACAATCGCTAGAAATGGGTGGAATGGATGCGTTTTGCAACTGACAGAGCGCAGTGTTTGTCCGTGTGtacctgttttgtgtgtgacgtAGATTGGCGTGCTGGATGCGGGGCTGTCTCCTCTACCGGTCACGGCGTAGACGGTGACAGTGTAGTCGGTACCGGGCTTCAGGTTAGAGATTGTGGCCGTGGACTGCGAGCCGGGCACCGTGAACTCCTTGGGGTTACTGTGACCTCCTGGATGAGGATtggcaatgttaaagaaaccATTACTGCATTGTAAAAATCAGTAGACTGGTGAACACTAAGACCTTGCAAGTcccaaaaatacaaacacaattcacacaATCAATGAAGGCTGTATGAACAATAGAAGGGGAAAGGGAAAGGAGCTCACCTGACTCTCCGTGAGTGATCCTATAGTAGCGCACAGTGACAGGGGGGGCGTCCCAGCGGACGGTGATACTGGTCGGGGAGGAGTCTAGCACTTCCAGGTCTGTGGGAGCATCagagactggagagagagagtccagattaattttttacacaaacaactaaattatgagaaaattatttttaaaaaaatggcatgAATAAAGTATCAAATAGGGATTTCATACTCGTCTTCTGTTTCCCGTTGAGCGGCAGGCTCTCCTGGGTCCCGCTCACCGCGTAGACGTTGACCAGGTACTCGGTGTCCGGGGCGAGTCCCGTCAGGGTGAAGTGGTTCCTGGAGGGCGGCAGCCTCTCGTCCTTAGCCCTCCCGCCGGTGACCATCTGGTAACGGATGCGGTAGCCGGTGATTTTGCTCTGGGGGGCGAGCCAGTGCATAGTGAAGGAGTTGGTCAAGATCTCGGAGAAACGCAGGCCAACCGGCGAATCCAGAGCTGAGGAgggttggggaaaaaaacctttgcatCACTACAAAGGATCTCATTTGCTTTTAGATATTTGTGCCAAATTTCTAAACTGATATAATCTTGTCGTGAAACCAGATTTAATAAGACCTACCGGTTTTCTGGGTGCCGACAAGGGGcgagctctctctctgctcataaacacacaccacGCTGACCAGATACTCCGTGTTAGGCAGCAGGTCTGTGGACAGCGGAGaagacacaaactcaaatgtAGTCGTCCCCGTGTCGGTGCACGGCTCTCAATTCTTTGTCTGCGCTATAACTTACTCCTCAGCACCACGTTGTTAGCCCTGCCTCCCACATTGGTTTCAGTGTTGTCATCTTCGTCGTCGATGGGATGGTACCTGAATAATTAGAGGAAAAGGGTCTGTTATCGTCATTTCTGTTGTATTAATCTGGTTTTATGTGAGGGTGGACTTGCTTTTTTGTAATCTTAGGAACAAGAAAATTCGACATGCACCAGAGATGAAATCTGTTGAGCTTGTTTCTTGTCATACCTGATGAGGAAGCTGTTGATGTCTGCAGAGTTTGGGACGAGGGGAGAGACCCAGGTGACTTCCATGCTGTCGGGCCCGACCTGGCCAAAGTTCAGATCGCTGGGGGCTGGTACAGctaaagaaaacagagagcGGCATGATTCAAagtgttttcagcaaaaaaaatacatatccaCACTTTCATCCTTAAAAGGGGAGCCAGTTTTATGTGCCTATTCGTGTGTGTAAATGCGTGTCCGAAGAATTACGACATCTTAAAAGTGAGAGAGCAAGCAGTGTTTGCATTGGGGGGCAAAACGAGCCTCAGTATGATAAATCCCCTTAACTAAAACCagatgtttcacacacacacacacacacacacacacacacacacacacacacacacacacacacacacacacacacacacacagtattattaAATTGGTAACACAGCATGCACAGCAATCACATCAGCAACTTAAAAGCTTTGCTCTAAGAGCCATGTCTTTGGGTTAATAAGActcacattacattatattatctcatcacacacagtgtgatttATGACTCCCTCAGAGACAACACAAATCCCACAACCGAAAGGTCAAAGCCCTTCTCACAGcttggtattaaaaaaatatacatgtacTGCAGCAGAGTTTTGTCCAAGTGGAAACGTGGATCTTACAGGTCTGTTGGGTGAGCGTGGTGGGTTCGCTCTCGCCGCTCTCCGTCACGGTGATCACGCTGATGTCGTAGTCGATGCCGGGCTCCAGTCCGTAGACCGTGTAATGGCCGGTGGTCGAATGCACCATGTCCTCAAAGATGGGCACGCTCTCGCCGGCGGCCACCACCGTGATCCTGTAGCCGGTGACGGCCGTGGTGCTGTGCGGCGACCAGCGCAGACTGATGGTGGTGTCGCTCACGTCCTCGAAGCTGAGGTCCGTCAGCTGTGGGACTTctggaggtgggggaggagggaggaggaaggaaagcgAGAAGAGAGCAGGGACATCCAAACCAGAGGCGAAAGTGGAAGGAAAGTGGCAGTcaccagaagaaaagaaaaaaaaggcagacagacaaacatgtaGAAGCAGAGGTTGAGAGAAGCGATGAGAAACTTTTCACTTCCAGTAGGTTGAGATATTCAATATATCACACCAATGGAAGAGCCAACGGCAAGGGCTGCTTCTCCTGGTATATATTATAATCTAGTGAAATTTTAGCTGTTATTCAATGAAGCTTCTCcattgacttaaaaaaaaatatgtatatatatatatacccggGACATAAAGCAATGGCGTTGCAAAGCAGTATGAGTGCTGTTTGCAAAGACCCTCGGCTGCTGGTGATAAGTTAGAGCGGCGATGCTAACGGAGCTATTATCTGCAGAAAGATGTTGCGAACATGAACGGCAGCTTGCTCTTACCTGTTCACGGAGAAGTTCTTCAAACAAAATTATATGAACAATTACAAACGCGGCACGCATATAGATGTATCACTATCTAGTCTCCACCTTGACCTGTCACTCAGCTGTTCATAACTCACCTGGTGTGATAACAGTGGACACAGGCGTGCTCTCCATGTCGTCCTTCACGGTGACAACGCTGACGTTGTACTCCACTCCGGGACTGAGGTTCTCCAAGGTGCAGGAGTTCTGTCCCGCCTCCACAAACTCCTCCACACTGTTTCCTTGCTGGCCATTGGTGGGGGTGCATGTCACTCTGTAACCGGTGATGTCTtgagggggacgggggacggagATATTTAGCAGCGGTTTTGATCATTCATAATGAGTTGTGTTGTTATGCACATCCTGGTGTGTGTACCTGGTGTACTGGCTCCATTCCACAGCACAGTGAGCTCCCCGGTGTTGGGGTTAGACTCCAGGTTGAGATCAGTAGGAGGAGACAGCgctgcagaggatgaggagaagaaagaggagtcagaggaggagcaCAAACAGGAGGCAATAAAAGCCCCAAAACAAGGTCATGAACGGTGATAAGAGTCATCATTTGTTGCTTCATATTTACGTGTGACAACGCGGCGTGTTATTGGGGCTCCCTGTTCCTGGCCGTTAACGATTGGCTGGACGCTGTAGGTGTACTCCACTCCGGGCGTCAGACCGGAGACGTAAATGCTTCCCGAGTCAGAGGTCACGTCTCTTGGGGCTTCGCCGCCCTGACTGGGACGTACCGTCAACTGGGAGACGAATGAGCACAGAGTCAGAGAGGCAGCGGACAGGGGGACACGGATGGGCAGGGGGTGGGCTACAGGAGGTACGGGTCAAGGGGTCAATGTTTTCACAAGAACCATGGACGCCAGGAGAACATTCTCATCTCTGGTGTGACATATTTTGACCGATCACATTTATCCTTGAGGTTTTTGGACTTTCCATGTCAGAAAACTGAAACCAAGTATAACTGATGTTCGttcaacagaaaacaagagggaACTAATATTCATATAAGCACAATCGCACAAACCAGTCtacatatacatgtaaatatatatatatattttttttaaatgaatgtaatattttcGTAGTGACTGTACCTTGTATTCAATGCGGGGAACGGGAGACCAGGATATTATTATGGAGGTGTCGGTCACGTCGGTGCTGAATTGCGGAGCGTTGCCCATCGGCGGGtctgggaacacacacagaaaaaacaagcgTGTCCCGTTCAATTTTTGTGTAGCATCATATAGTGTGTACATTTCTATCTCAGGCAACAGTTTCTGCATTTGTCATACTCGTTCGCACATGCATCGGACACTCACTGGTGGTGAACGCCACGGTCTCCCCTTCACTCAGCGTGTTGTCCTGCTCTGCGTGCAGCGTGGCGGTGTACTCCGTGTCGGGCTGCAGGTTGAGGATCGTGTACTGAGAGAGGCGAGCGGGCAGGCGCAGCTGCTTGGGGTTGGAGCCCTCAACGGTGAGGAAGAGACGGTAGCCGGTGATCTTGGCCCGGGGGGCGAACCACAGCATGACGACACTGTCCTCGGTCACGTTGGTGAAATGGATGTCTGTGGGAGCGTCGGGCTCTGACAAGGGAGACGTCGGTAAACACCGTTAGATGTGGAACAGTCCATAAACATAACATAGCAGACCATATGTTTCTACATGGTGTCCACGCTTCCACACAAGTGCTAGTTTCAATGACGTTTACTgtggaacagattttttttttgtgtcggTGACCTCGTATCCGTAGCACTCACTGGTAGTTTGCTCCCCAATGAGTGGCAAGCTCTCCTCTCCGTTGCGAATGGTGTAGACGTTGAAGCGGTACAGTGTCCCAGGCTCCAGGTGCGACAATTCGATGTAGGAGTTTTGACTGACGGGCAGGGTCATCTCCCTCTGGTTGGAGCCAGACTCGTCGACGGGCACGGCGGTGACGCGGTAGCCGGAGACGCCGCTGCCCGGGCCCGACCAGGTCAGGACAATCTTCTTGTCGGACACCTCGAAGAACTGCAGGTCTGTGGGGGAAACCACTTCATCTGTGGACGGAGAGCAAAATGTACTTGCCTTAAAAGGTTTCGTTCTTTAATAACCATTTAGATCATTCTCAGATGTCAAATGTTATTCTAAGGCCATGGCACAACTGTCCTGCACCTAACATTCAGAACTGAAAAGCAAAAGCATTCACGTACGGTATTCATCAACAGATAATAAGTCCAGACTTCCCATAAACTCGCTATAATTCATGTGTATTAATGCCTTCCCCTTTCTGTGGCCCATCCAAACAGGCATCTGGGTAGATTCATTTTAGCGCCGCGTTGAGTCCAAATCCCAACTGGGAATGACGGCTGGTTTCTCATTGAGTAGCTGGAATGAACTCTCATGCAGCTGTTAGAAATAAAGCTGGTGGTTCTGTGGAGAAACGTGGCATTTACTGCACGGGGGGAAGGGCCCAAAACTGGCCACAGCCCAACACGTAACTTTAAGTTTAGATAAGAGCATAATGTTTTGATCCCGTGGAGACAAAGTTCAAATTTATCACAGCGTTTGTGTCCGGAACAGAAAAGTTGATCCCTTTTAAGACCTTAAGCAGACAATAGGAGAGAGAGTAAGATATGTGGAATTTTGATTAAATACCATGACTTCACGGCTGTGTGTCACgacatcatttaaaatgactctttgatatttatttgcatttctGCCGCATATCGCCAAAGCACACTCCGgttaacatactgtatacaaaATCATATCAGGTGCATGACTAAACGTCTGCAAAGACCGGGCCAAATCATTCCACTGCTTCATATTCTGGGCGGACTGGTCGGCACAAGTATCTCTATGGTAAACAGAAGTGATGAAAAGTTGGACAGAgctcaaagagagaaagaaaagtcaaaaatgaTTACATGGAAATGTCCGGACCGTTTAACCTTTAGTCATACTAAGCCTTGATGCACAGAGGTGCCGATGCAAAGCTCAATGTAACTCAACTACTGTACCTCACTATGCTTTGCTCTGGGTTGAGCCATTCTCTGAGGTGAacaatgtataaataatatgaatgatATACTAACTGTCATATGACAATGCAGCCAACTCGGTGGCAAGTGCAGCCCAGACAACTTGTATGTAAAGAGGAGACGTAGCCCATCTGTCATCGTCCCCGTCTGCCACAGCACAGGGGCATTTTCTAGTCTTTCCAAAGATAGTAGCACAAACTCTTAACCAggttataacacacacacacttctccaaCATCTGCTTGACTGACACAACAGCATGTTTCGTCCTGGCAAACGGAGACGTTTTACATAACTCCGGTCGAGCAGAATCAGAGCACACACGCCAGCTGTGAACTCAATGACTTCACTTTCCATTGGAAAACGCGTTTACTTCGAGTATCGGGGAGTCGACCGATCTACGTTAAATCACTGAATAGGCCACAGGATGACGTGCGGGTTTGATTCTGGAGGCCGCGCTTCGGGTAGGACCAGAGCACCAAGTGCAGTCCGTACGAACACGCAGCGGCGCGGTGGGGGCACGGAATGTGAAGAGGACATTTACCGATCAAAAATCCCCAAATGGGCAGATGTTTGCAACTCCTGGCACTAACATAACAAAGGGACGAGTCTCCCGGAGCTCATTAATCtttacacctttaaaaaacaccCACAGCTAAAGAGCCAGCAAATGACGATTTGAACCAGGACAATTGGTTTGGTAAATATTAGTCAATACAACTAGATCACGGATAAGCGGAAGAGGATAGGTGGCTGGACGGACAACTGGTTATATAGACACTGAAGCAAgtacagagaaaaagaagaaacaagcTTCTCCAGAAATCCCTCCCAACCAATGACTTAACTCAGCAATCTATCCCTGgccctgtctcactctctcccccacaAACTATAATGAACAGCGTTGAGCCTTTTTCGCACGCAGATCACATCTCAAGTCCTTTACCTGGCAGTGGATCTCCGGCGGTGTTGACCTGCACAAAGACAGGCTCGCTCTCCAGGCTGTCCTCCACGGCGTAGATGCTGATGTTGTACAGCCTCCCGGGGCGGAGGTCGCTCAGGGTCACGGACGTCGCCGTGTCGGGGAGCGTCAGCTCCGTGCTTTCACCTTCCAGCGATGGCGTGTAGACGACGCGATAGCCTGTGATTGGAGCCAGTGGTTTGTCCCAGCTGATCAGAATGGACGTttctcccacctcctccacctcatgcTCCACGGGAGCATCAGGTGCTGTGGAACAAATGAGATATTAGAGGGGTTTTTCCGGATGACTTGATTTGTGGTCACTGGCACACGTTTGCTGGATTGCTTGCAGATGCAAAACTATATTTCAGTTTTAGCGGCAGTCATTGTTTGTGCATGGGAATATGAAGTAGGAGAGAGTGTCTATTCACCAGTGGTTTGTGAAGTGGTAAGAATGAGGTTGTCATCTCCTGTATCTGTAACCTCATAGACGTTGACGGTGTACTTCCTCCCGGGAAGAAGCTCATTAATGTTCACTGAGGTAGCTGTGCGGGGAAGGTCTGACAGCGGGGAGATAACGTATTAATTTGAGACAAATTATAAAGCACAATATGTGTGATACTTATGCAAACTGTAACCAATCCAAAactatgaaaatgtatttacgTATACGTATGCACATGCACTTACCTAGCACAATGGGCTGCCCGGTGCTATGCCCCTGCTCACTGAGCTCATACTCCACTCTGAAACCAGAAACCGTGTCGGAGGCGGAGACCCAGGAGATGACGAAGCTGCTGGAGGTGATCTCGGTCACCGACTCGGAGATGTCGACCATGGGTGGAGGCTGGGTGGTCTCCCCTTGGGACGTCGCCACTACAGGAGAAAGGTAAGGGGAAAAACAACGAGAGTTGACTAGTTGGCAACACTGGCCGGGACACAGCACACTGTCTTTAAATCTCCAATAGAAACTATTGCGCTTTTATGATGCTGCAAGCACTTTCCCAGGCCCCCCGTCTTCAGTATCACCTTCCATATTTGGCAAACCAGTGACAGTGGACAGGATTGGACAAATATTTTTGCAGTGACCACGCCGAAGAAAAACATCCACGCCTAAAAAGCCCAACGCGGAAAAAGTAGCCAAATCAACTGGACGCGGTTCATACTGTCGCCACGAGCTGCGCCCTGCAGCTCGGCCAGCCCCGACATCTGACGACTCCCTCAACTCACGTGATCCATAGTTGGTGGTGAAGTCAAAGCGCGTGACCTCTCGGCGTCCAAACCGCAGAACGCTGACCAGCTGACCCTCGTAGGTGATGCCCGGCTTCAGGCCAGAGATGGTGTAGGAGTTGAGATGGCCCGGGATCAACACCTCCCTCCAAGGGCTGGGggtgtttttctgtcaaatgcGATGAAGGGCGTTCGTTAAAGGGAGGCGTGtggggcttctttttttttttttttaaatctcaacatCCACGGGAGCGATGGGCAAGAAGAGAAGTCCCGTCTTTGCAAACTATGAGAAAAAACTCACCACTCTCCACTTGAGGATGTACTGGCTGATGTGAGCAGACGCGGGGGCGTTCCACTGGATGGGGTGGGAGTTGGGTTGGTTTCCCGATTCCGTTATGATCACCTGGACGGGACGGGTaccacctgagagagagagagtgataggTGAGCACATCAGTCTCATTGTTCTGTACCTTGTATCTTCCGATATTGTGATCATTTAGGATGAACTGAAAAACGGACAACATCTTGAGTTAAATCATGATGACGATAAGTGCCAAACCATCACCAACTCTAACATAAAGGCAAATCATGTATTTCTCTATAAACGAAAATTTCATACACCTGCACTTTAACATAATCCGACTTAATGCCAGGtcagtgtgtgcagcagcatttTGCCGAGCAGAACGCAGAAAGCGCGGGGGACGAAAAAATAGCACATCCCCGTGAGATTCCAGCGCAGATTTCACCACCTCTTCCCACGTCCTTCTCTACTCGCTGACCTTCTCTGTAT contains the following coding sequences:
- the fn1a gene encoding fibronectin 1a, with translation MPGSTIARVLVALCLGSAVNCMPKGTHRSRRQARQHHVPSVSQDGCLENGNVYGINDQWERPYLGSTLVCTCHGVAGIKCKSKPEAEERCFDKINQQYYTVGVTYERPKDGMIWDCTCIGSGRGKISCTIANRCHEGGASYKIGDTWRRPHETGGYMLECVCLGNGKGEWTCKPIAERCYDNSAGTSYVVGETWEKPYQGWMVVDCTCLGEGSGRITCTSRNRCNDQDTLTSYRIGDTWTKTDARGHLLQCLCTGNGRGEWKCERHASLHTTGLGTGSRVITNIQPAVYQPAGVPEPSQEGPCRTDAGLSYFVGQRWIKSQGAKQMICTCLGSGVSCEQWDGPAPVYGGNSGGQPCVFPFVYKGKTYHSCISDGRSDGQLWCSTSSDFETEQKYSFCTEKNAMVTTRGGNSNGALCQFPYLYNGRNYTDCTADGRRDGMKWCGTTTNYDGEQHFGFCPMAAHEEVCTANEGVMYRVGDEWDKRHDVLDHMMRCTCVGNGRGEWSCVAYSQLKDQCIVDGLTYEVNQTFTKQHEEGYMMNCSCFGQGRGRWKCDAIDQCQEPETRAFYQIGESWDKVIHGIMYKCYCHGNGLGELSCEPQQSYPGGTRPVQVIITESGNQPNSHPIQWNAPASAHISQYILKWRVKNTPSPWREVLIPGHLNSYTISGLKPGITYEGQLVSVLRFGRREVTRFDFTTNYGSLATSQGETTQPPPMVDISESVTEITSSSFVISWVSASDTVSGFRVEYELSEQGHSTGQPIVLDLPRTATSVNINELLPGRKYTVNVYEVTDTGDDNLILTTSQTTAPDAPVEHEVEEVGETSILISWDKPLAPITGYRVVYTPSLEGESTELTLPDTATSVTLSDLRPGRLYNISIYAVEDSLESEPVFVQVNTAGDPLPDEVVSPTDLQFFEVSDKKIVLTWSGPGSGVSGYRVTAVPVDESGSNQREMTLPVSQNSYIELSHLEPGTLYRFNVYTIRNGEESLPLIGEQTTKPDAPTDIHFTNVTEDSVVMLWFAPRAKITGYRLFLTVEGSNPKQLRLPARLSQYTILNLQPDTEYTATLHAEQDNTLSEGETVAFTTNPPMGNAPQFSTDVTDTSIIISWSPVPRIEYKLTVRPSQGGEAPRDVTSDSGSIYVSGLTPGVEYTYSVQPIVNGQEQGAPITRRVVTPLSPPTDLNLESNPNTGELTVLWNGASTPDITGYRVTCTPTNGQQGNSVEEFVEAGQNSCTLENLSPGVEYNVSVVTVKDDMESTPVSTVITPEVPQLTDLSFEDVSDTTISLRWSPHSTTAVTGYRITVVAAGESVPIFEDMVHSTTGHYTVYGLEPGIDYDISVITVTESGESEPTTLTQQTSVPAPSDLNFGQVGPDSMEVTWVSPLVPNSADINSFLIRYHPIDDEDDNTETNVGGRANNVVLRNLLPNTEYLVSVVCVYEQRESSPLVGTQKTALDSPVGLRFSEILTNSFTMHWLAPQSKITGYRIRYQMVTGGRAKDERLPPSRNHFTLTGLAPDTEYLVNVYAVSGTQESLPLNGKQKTISDAPTDLEVLDSSPTSITVRWDAPPVTVRYYRITHGESGGHSNPKEFTVPGSQSTATISNLKPGTDYTVTVYAVTGRGDSPASSTPIYVTHKTGVDSPSEMEVTDLKDNSVTVRWSPAQGPIKGYRVTGVPRNGQGPSFTEVVAPDQTEMTFSGLMPTVEYVLSVYALGQDGESSPLVVNALTNVDRPKDLGFSEIDSNSLQISWDSPDGIVTSYRVLYSSPEEGERELHPAPRGDAESTVIYGLQPGTEYTVKVIALHDDTASTPLVGTQATAISPPTNLQFSQVGPTSFTMRWDIPGQQNRLNGLKGLTGYRVVVNPKNKSGPTKEINLAPDAAQAHISGLMIATTYEVHVYALKNSLTSRPVQAEVTTLENISPPRRVRISDVNDSSITLTWRSKTETISGFLVEATPTSSATGYIPIQRTIGPESRSFAITGLEPGTSYKINIYTLKGNGRSAPLTLTATTAKPVVIPPTSIRFTSLNPGSISFTWEPSRSPGVTGYYVTCEEAGGLPREVLPRPHASQSYANVNGLKPGTEYVIKIVALQNALRSTPLVGKARTQPATDHQLLVPELPRLPVPHRPSTDILDVPESFNDKTFNSNHVHLSGTSGQTQPGQQGQHIYTEYQNLGPNNGVHGPYTGPKEGQRPTLREPLIYIPVAGPDGNRVPLVKVSDGPLPGLAFGFPDNETELPQEAQTITAISWQPIPQTSEYEVSCNPITHLEEQGFQMRLPGTSNSATLIGLTSGASYNVVVEAMRGGAKEKVLEEVVTVGNAVPGDIPVTANQDLCYDTFTHTYHELGSEWERMSETGFKLWCRCLGLGSGHFRCDSSKWCHNSGNNYRIGEKWDSQAENGHMLSCTCLGNGKGEFKCEPHESTCYDDGKMYQLGNQWQKEYLGAICTCTCHGGQQGWRCENCRRPGVQTDVDADLLQPVASDVFDRYRENALRKLNIQCPIECLRPELLADAQSPPE